One window of Anaerolineales bacterium genomic DNA carries:
- a CDS encoding sugar ABC transporter permease, with protein MQTNNYNRNRYRLGIWFTAPAVIVLLTVLAYPIVASLVLSFLRVRFGGDGLSFEFNGIANYADLVTKPIFREALFRSIYFTVVEVAAVIFFALIVALMLNHPLGRPAFYRIVLLVPWALSPVANAVLWKWIYNANYGILNQALIGLGIIQENIIWLGTPWLAFNMILLADVWKAVPFIALLILAGLQNIPSYLYKAARLDGANAWQQFVHVTLPGLKTTIVISVVLQSIWALKVFDLIYVLTKGSPADSTVLLNYLSWRETFSNLDVGYGAAIANVLFLLMFMLALVYIRALRPRQTQAKAG; from the coding sequence ATGCAAACCAATAACTACAACCGCAATCGTTATCGTCTTGGCATTTGGTTCACTGCACCTGCCGTGATCGTTCTGCTTACGGTGCTGGCTTATCCCATTGTGGCGTCGCTGGTGCTTTCATTTCTACGCGTCCGCTTTGGCGGGGATGGTCTGAGCTTTGAGTTCAATGGCATCGCCAATTACGCCGACCTGGTCACCAAGCCAATCTTCCGCGAAGCGTTATTCCGTTCCATCTACTTTACGGTTGTCGAAGTTGCGGCTGTCATCTTCTTTGCACTCATCGTTGCACTCATGCTCAACCATCCGCTCGGACGACCCGCTTTCTATCGCATCGTTCTGCTTGTGCCGTGGGCGCTATCGCCTGTTGCCAACGCCGTCTTATGGAAGTGGATTTACAACGCCAACTACGGCATTCTCAATCAAGCGCTTATCGGTCTGGGCATCATCCAGGAGAATATCATCTGGCTCGGCACGCCCTGGCTCGCCTTCAACATGATTCTGCTTGCCGATGTGTGGAAAGCCGTGCCGTTCATCGCGCTACTCATTCTTGCTGGTTTACAAAACATTCCATCCTATCTTTACAAAGCCGCCCGTCTCGACGGCGCGAACGCGTGGCAACAATTTGTTCATGTCACGCTCCCAGGTCTCAAAACCACAATCGTTATCTCGGTGGTGCTTCAAAGCATCTGGGCGCTTAAAGTCTTCGACCTCATCTACGTCCTCACCAAAGGTAGTCCCGCCGACAGCACTGTACTGCTCAACTATCTTTCGTGGCGCGAGACCTTCAGCAATCTCGATGTTGGTTACGGCGCGGCGATTGCCAATGTGCTTTTTCTTTTGATGTTCATGCTGGCGCTCGTTTACATTCGCGCCTTGCGTCCGCGACAGACTCAAGCGAAGGCGGGATGA